One Ricinus communis isolate WT05 ecotype wild-type chromosome 7, ASM1957865v1, whole genome shotgun sequence genomic region harbors:
- the LOC8269101 gene encoding trans-resveratrol di-O-methyltransferase-like produces the protein MIKVVDNSIYIYLRTQTPSDQEILKMADGKHDAHELLQAQAHIWNHIFNFINSMSLKSAIQLGIPDAIHSHSRPIFSQLIAALPVHPAKARCIPRLMRILIHSGFFAKAKIEENDEEEGYVLTNASKLLLKENHSSAAPFLLSMLDPILTEPWHYVSTWFQNDDATPFHTAHEMRFWEYAGNEPKVTNSFNKAMASDFYY, from the coding sequence ATGATCAAAGTTGTTgataattctatatatatatatttgagaaCACAAACACCATCTGATCAAGAAATTCTAAAGATGGCTGATGGAAAGCATGATGCTCACGAGTTGCTTCAAGCTCAAGCACATATATGGAATCATATATTCAACTTCATAAACTCAATGTCTCTTAAATCTGCAATTCAGCTAGGCATCCCTGATGCCATCCATAGCCATAGCAGACCCATCTTCTCCCAGCTCATTGCCGCCTTACCTGTCCACCCAGCCAAAGCCCGATGTATCCCTCGCCTAATGCGCATTTTGATTCATTCTGGTTTCTTTGCTAAAGCAAAGATCGAAGAAAAcgatgaagaagaagggtaTGTTCTTACCAATGCATCTAAACTCCTCCTTAAGGAAAACCATTCGAGTGCTGCACCGTTCTTGCTATCCATGCTTGACCCAATTTTAACAGAACCATGGCATTATGTGAGCACTTGGTTTCAAAATGATGATGCTACTCCATTTCATACTGCTCATGAAATGAGGTTTTGGGAGTATGCTGGCAATGAACCAAAGGTCaccaattcttttaataaagcTATGGCTagtgatttttattattga